From Bufo bufo unplaced genomic scaffold, aBufBuf1.1, whole genome shotgun sequence, the proteins below share one genomic window:
- the LOC120984478 gene encoding 5E5 antigen-like: MWEEHTVMPNESKAGGRDGSQKCDFPFIRHSKNNQNEETCNEGGAQQTTRHGGRDGRSWPHPTAAEMGAAGHTPRRQRWAQLATPHGGRDGRSWPHPTAAEMGAAGHTPRRQRWAQLASPHGGRDERSWPHPMAAEMGAAGLTPWRQRWAQLATPHGGRDGRSWPHPMAAEMGAAGHTPRRQRWAQLASPHGGRDGRSWPHPTAAEMGAAGLTPWRQRWAQLATPHGGRDGRSWPHPMAAEMGAAGHTPRRQRWAQLASPHGGRDARSCRRRWTGTRLAALRSSLHLATESIKSIINKMCKMARSSE; the protein is encoded by the exons ATGTGGGAGGAACATACGGTAATGCCCAACGAATCTAAGGCGGGGGGGAGAGACGGATCGCAAAAATGTGATTTCCCTTTCATCCGTCACAGCAAAAATAATCAAAACGAAGAAACGTGCAACGAGGGCGGAGCGCAGCAGACGACGCGA CACGGCGGCAGAGATGGGCGCAGCTGGCCACACCCCACGGCGGCAGAGATGGGCGCAGCTGGCCACACCCCACGGCGGCAGAGATGGGCGCAGCTGGCCACACCCCACGGCGGCAGAGATGGGCGCAGCTGGCCACACCCCACGGCGGCAGAGATGGGCGCAGCTGGCCACACCCCACGGCGGCAGAGATGGGCGCAGCTGGCCTCACCCCACGGCGGCAGAGATGAGCGCAGCTGGCCTCACCCCATGGCGGCAGAGATGGGCGCAGCTGGCCTCACCCCATGGCGGCAGAGATGGGCGCAGCTGGCCACACCCCACGGCGGCAGAGATGGGCGCAGCTGGCCTCACCCCATGGCGGCAGAGATGGGCGCAGCTGGCCACACCCCACGGCGGCAGAGATGGGCGCAGCTGGCCTCACCCCACGGCGGCAGAGATGGGCGCAGCTGGCCTCACCCCACGGCGGCAGAGATGGGCGCAGCTGGCCTCACCCCATGGCGGCAGAGATGGGCGCAGCTGGCCACACCCCACGGCGGCAGAGATGGGCGCAGCTGGCCTCACCCCATGGCGGCAGAGATGGGCGCAGCTGGCCACACCCCACGGCGGCAGAGATGGGCGCAGCTGGCCTCACCCCATGGCGGCAGAGACGCGCGCAGCTGCAGGAGACGTTGGACAGGGACACGTCTTGCCGCACTCCGTTCTTCCCTCCATTTGGCAACAGAAAGTATAAAATCTATAATAAACAAGATGTGCAAAATGGCGAGATCGTCCGAGTGA